The Tripterygium wilfordii isolate XIE 37 chromosome 17, ASM1340144v1, whole genome shotgun sequence genome has a window encoding:
- the LOC119982609 gene encoding nitrate regulatory gene2 protein-like, which translates to MGCAASKLDNEDAVRRCKERRRLMKEAVFARHHLAAAHADYCRTLRLTGSALSSFGSGEPLSVSDRTPAVLLHTTNPSPSPPPLYSASSNPIPPRAVPPSPAPSSVHPPPPPPFSPSPSPTIARSKLPHILPASSMDSAANHRRRKPPRSKLPHILSETSPSSSPKSNFSANYQFPTAYQDNSIYSRTPSQASSVWNWENFYPPSPPGSEFYERKAHTQAQSPNQSNHHYRNDHHLDTDDPDADSDYDEGGDATETERSEYDFFQSRTANQNLNQNQNRYRKKHDVNGYNSNYSAVGEETEREEVQCSEWGDHYSSTTTSTDEEDDRESRSEIGTRSNFGSESVRQQPQLQKPQPQQKQQPNYGKSNEASKSDKSESSSSYRTGEISDMKMVVRHKDLKEIVDAIKENFEKAAAAGDQVSEMLEVGRAQLDRSFSQLKKTVYHSTSVFGNLSSSWTSKPPLAVKYRLDTGSLNEPGGLKSLCSTLERLLAWEKKLYEEIKAREGAKIEHEKKLGVLQSQEYKGEDETKLDKTKTSIKKLQSLIIVTSQAVSTTSTAIIGLRDSNLVPQLVELCHGFMYMWRSMHQYHEIQNHIVQQVRGLVNRSTKGDATSELHKQATRDLEAAVSAWHSSFCRLIKFQRDFIRSLHGWFKLTLIPVSDDNINGNRETSEVYSFCDEWKLALDRVPDTVASEAIKSFINVVHVITVKQSEEFKIRKRTETASKELEKKASSLRNIERKFYHSYSMVGIGLPDSGPDNGQVLDARDPLAEKKSELAACQRRVEDEMLKHAKAAEVTRALTLNNLQTGLPGVFQALTSFSALFSEAMEAVCNRSYGIK; encoded by the exons ATGGGTTGCGCAGCTTCCAAGCTCGACAACGAGGACGCCGTGAGGCGGTGCAAGGAGCGCCGCCGCTTAATGAAGGAGGCGGTCTTCGCTCGCCACCACCTCGCCGCTGCCCACGCCGATTACTGCCGCACTCTTCGCTTAACTGGCTCTGCTCTCTCCTCTTTCGGTTCCGGTGAACCCCTATCGGTCTCCGACCGGACCCCTGCTGTCCTCTTACATACGACAAATCCGTctccatctcctcctcctctttatTCTGCTTCCTCTAATCCGATCCCTCCACGTGCAGTTCCGCCATCACCCGCTCCTTCGTCCGTCCACCCGCCGCCACCGCCACCGTTTTCTCCATCCCCTTCTCCTACCATAGCTCGTTCAAAGCTTCCTCACATCCTCCCTGCCTCGAGTATGGACTCGGCCGCCAATCATCGTCGCCGAAAGCCTCCAAGGTCGAAGCTTCCACACATATTATCAGAGACTAGTCCTTCTTCGTCACCGAAGTCCAATTTCAGTGCCAATTATCAGTTCCCGACGGCGTACCAAGACAATTCTATTTACTCAAGAACGCCTTCTCAAGCTTCCTCGGTATGGAATTGGGAGAATTTCTACCCTCCATCGCCTCCGGGCTCTGAATTCTACGAGCGGAAAGCACACACGCAAGCTCAATCCCCAAATCAAAGCAATCATCACTATAGAAACGATCATCACTTGGACACCGATGATCCTGATGCTGACAGTGATTATGACGAAGGTGGTGATGCAACTGAAACCGAACGGTCAGAGTACGACTTCTTTCAATCCAGGACCGCTAATCAGAATCTGAATCAAAATCAGAATCGCTACAGGAAGAAACACGATGTGAATGGTTACAACAGCAATTACAGTGCAGTCGGTGAAGAGACGGAGAGGGAAGAGGTGCAGTGCAGCGAGTGGGGGGATCACTACAGCAGTACAACGACATCGACTGACGAGGAGGACGATAGGGAGTCGAGATCAGAGATTGGGACCCGCTCGAACTTCGGGTCAGAATCAGTGCGGCAGCAGCCACAACTGCAGAAGCCCCAGCCACAACAGAAGCAGCAACCAAACTATGGGAAGTCAAATGAGgcaagtaaatcggataagtCGGAGTCATCGAGTAGTTACAGAACCGGCGAGATCTCCGATATGAAGATGGTGGTTAGGCACAAGGACTTGAAGGAGATCGTGGATGCGATTAAGGAGAACTTCGAAAAGGCTGCAGCCGCCGGGGATCAGGTCTCCGAGATGCTCGAGGTAGGAAGGGCCCAGCTCGACCGGAGCTTCAGCCAGTTAAAGA AGACGGTGTATCACTCGACCAGTGTGTTTGGCAACCTGAGCTCAAGCTGGACATCAAAACCGCCATTGGCGGTTAAGTACCGGCTCGACACTGGTTCGCTCAATGAACCAGGTGGTCTAAAGAGCCTCTGCTCGACTTTGGAGCGACTCTTAGCGTGGGAGAAGAAGCTCTATGAAGAAATCAAG GCTAGAGAAGGTGCCAAGATTGAGCATGAAAAGAAGCTGGGGGTATTGCAGAGTCAGGAGTACAAAGGAGAGGATGAAACAAAGCTAGACAAGACCAAGACTTCAATTAAAAAACTGCAGTCTCTTATTATCGTCACTTCTCAGGCTGTCTCCACCACTTCAACTGCTATCATCGGTCTCCGAGATAGCAATCTTGTTCCTCAACTTGTTGAACTCTGTCATGG GTTTATGTACATGTGGAGATCAATGCACCAGTACCATGAAATCCAGAACCACATTGTACAGCAAGTCCGTGGACTTGTGAACAGATCTACCAAGGGTGACGCAACTTCTGAACTGCACAAGCAGGCAACTCGCGACCTCGAGGCAGCTGTATCTGCCTGGCATTCTAGTTTCTGTCGACTGATAAAGTTTCAACGGGATTTTATCCGGTCCCTTCATGGCTGGTTCAAACTTACTCTTATCCCTGTCAGCGATGACAACATTAATGGTAACAGAGAAACATCTGAGGTATATTCCTTTTGTGATGAGTGGAAGCTTGCTCTTGACCGTGTGCCTGACACTGTTGCTTCTGAAGCCATTAAGAGCTTTATCAATGTTGTCCATGTGATAACTGTTAAACAAAGTGAAGAGTTCAAGATTAGAAAAAGAACTGAAACTGCATCAAAAGAGCTTGAGAAGAAAGCTTCATCTCTTCGAAATATAGAAAGAAAGTTCTATCATTCATACTCTATGGTTGGTATTGGGCTACCTGATTCCGGTCCTGATAATGGACAAGTATTAGATGCTAGGGACCCCCTGGCAGAGAAGAAGTCCGAGCTTGCTGCTTGCCAAAGACGGGTCGAAGATGAGATGCTGAAGCATGCCAAAGCAGCGGAGGTGACACGAGCATTGACACTGAATAATCTTCAAACGGGCCTGCCTGGGGTTTTCCAGGCATTGACTAGTTTCTCTGCATTATTTTCAGAGGCAATGGAGGCGGTATGTAACCGATCCTACGGAATTAAATAG
- the LOC119981796 gene encoding uncharacterized protein LOC119981796, with amino-acid sequence MRQKRVILVSLPSLVLFLFFFSYIYFNAFLRSSLLANSSKNTIKLANNINSTTQSKFSIFIGILTRPDNYNHRHFLRLVYGIQSSPIADIDVKFVFCNLTKPEQRVLVSLEILRFNDIVILNCLENMNNGKTYSYFSSLPKILSKRYDYVMKADDDVFIRLKPLSLSLQHLPRVDLYYGFVIPCKSMNPHVEYMSGMGFLLSWDIVEWIGRSEIPRTETVGPEDKLVGKWLKIGGKGQNRFSDKPRMYDYPGTNGRCSHELIPETVAVHRLKKWHQWFHVLDFFNLTRGVTDSKLYHF; translated from the coding sequence ATGCGGCAAAAGAGAGTAATCTTAGTTTCACTACCTTCACTtgttctcttcctcttcttcttctcctacatctacttcAACGCATTTCTCAGATCATCGCTACTCGCTAATTCATCCAAAAACACCATCAAACTTGCCAACAATATTAACTCCACCACACAATCCAAATTCAGCATCTTCATTGGAATCCTAACCCGTCCGGACAACTACAACCACCGCCACTTCCTCCGCCTCGTCTATGGCATCCAATCCTCACCTATAGCCGACATAGATGTCAAATTCGTCTTCTGCAACCTAACAAAACCCGAACAAAGAGTCTTAGTCTCTCTTGAAATCTTACGTTTTAACGACATTGTTATTCTCAATTGCCTAGAGAACATGAACAATGGCAAGACTTACTCCTACTTCTCTTCTCTCCCAAAAATCCTCTCCAAGCGTTACGATTATGTAATGAAAGCTGATGACGATGTCTTCATTAGGCTTAAGCCCTTATCATTGTCATTACAACATTTACCTAGGGTGGATTTGTATTATGGATTTGTGATTCCATGCAAGAGCATGAACCCTCACGTGGAGTATATGTCCGGGATGGGGTTTTTGTTGTCTTGGGACATTGTGGAGTGGATTGGACGGTCCGAGATTCCTCGAACCGAGACGGTTGGACCGGAGGATAAGTTGGTTGGGAAGTGGTTGAAGATTGGGGGGAAAGGGCAGAACCGGTTTAGCGATAAACCGAGGATGTATGATTATCCGGGAACGAATGGTCGGTGCTCTCATGAGCTTATTCCGGAAACTGTGGCGGTTCACAGGCTTAAGAAGTGGCATCAATGGTTCCACGtccttgatttctttaatttaaCGAGAGGTGTTACGGATTCGAAGTTGTACCATTTTTaa
- the LOC119981689 gene encoding serine/threonine-protein kinase D6PKL1-like, protein MERVPESKAKALPGKLPVVIEVPNTSMFSKREVGQVSSMYRGGLVREHVNQFNAQSPRDIDLAAPIRAWKGKDSLSKQVGQAFDMHKNFARVDLGHYNGRESQDSDSPAPIRTWKGKDSLPEPEELMTDVLSFKGSGDSFEEGGSSSFCGASHPLEPVDTDLMRPVYVPIGQKKSEASCLMKSMSVKGPFLEDLSICVPAKKPSPAILSPAESIVEEPNDIITLSPPFPVPRLQNTDSLLLPPDSEEKECVWDASLPPSSNVSPHSSIESMGVVTARSIVNSCSSTYRSDAIMSDVMLSMERNFESTKGSVKGDSLESAKTSLSRVSDSSGLSDDSNWSNITGSANKPHKGNDPRWKAILAIRARDGILGMSHFRLLKRLGCGDIGSVYLSELSGTRCYFAMKVMDKASLASRKKLTRAQTEREILQLLDHPFLPTLYTHFETDRFTCLVMEYCPGGDLHTLRQRQPGKLFSEYAARFYAAEVLLALEYLHMLGVVYRDLKPENVLVRDDGHIMLSDFDLSLRCAVSPTLIRTSYDSDPSKRGGAFCVQPACIEPTSVCIQPACFIPRIFPQKSKKTRKPWAEPGLLASALPELVAEPTAARSMSFVGTHEYLAPEIIKGEGHGSAVDWWTFGIFLHELLYGKTPFKGSGNRATLFNVVGQQLKFPDSPATSYASRDLIRCLLVKEPQHRLGVKRGATEIKQHPFFEGVNWALIRCSTPPEVPRPVEPELAGKFSQVDPTGAGSTSKRIAGTDMKAGGKYLDFEFF, encoded by the exons ATGGAAAGGGTTCCAGAATCAAAGGCAAAGGCTCTTCCTGGGAAATTGCCTGTAGTGATTGAGGTACCAAATACAAGCATGTTCTCGAAGAGAGAAGTGGGTCAGGTATCAAGCATGTACAGAGGAGGCCTAGTAAGAGAACATGTAAATCAATTTAATGCACAAAGCCCTAGGGATATAGACTTAGCCGCACCCATAAGAGCATGGAAAGGAAAAGACTCTTTATCTAAACAAGTCGGTCAAGCATTTGACATGCACAAAAATTTTGCAAGAGTGGATTTGGGTCATTATAATGGACGAGAATCCCAAGATTCAGACTCTCCTGCACCCATCAGAACATGGAAAGGAAAAGATTCTTTGCCTGAGCCTGAAGAACTGATGACTGATGTTCTTTCATTCAAAGGCAGTGGTGATTCTTTCGAGGAAGGTGGCTCAAGTTCGTTCTGCGGGGCCAGTCATCCCCTAGAACCTGTTGATACGGATTTAATGAGACCGGTATATGTACCAATTGGTCAAAAAAAATCCGAGGCTAGTTGCCTGATGAAGAGTATGTCTGTGAAGGGACCCTTTTTGGAAGATCTTTCTATCTGTGTTCCCGCTAAGAAACCAAGTCCAGCTATTCTTTCCCCTGCAGAAAGTATAGTTGAAGAGCCTAATGACATAATTACTTTGTCTCCTCCATTTCCGGTTCCCCGGTTGCAAAATACGGACAGCTTGCTCCTTCCACCTGATTCAGAGGAGAAGGAATGTGTTTGGGATGCTTCTTTACCTCCGAGTAGTAATGTAAGCCCACATAGTAGCATTGAAAGTATGGGTGTTGTCACAGCTAGGAGCATTGTCAATAGTTGTTCCAGTACATACAGGAGCGATGCCATTATGAGTGATGTCATGCTTAGCATGGAGAGGAACTTTGAGAGCACAAAAGGGAGTGTTAAAGGGGATTCACTTGAGAGTGCAAAGACTAGTCTTAGCCGAGTAAGTGATAGCAGTGGTCTTAGCGATGACAGTAATTGGAGCAACATTACTGGGAGTGCTAATAAGcctcacaaaggaaatgacccTAGGTGGAAGGCCATTCTTGCCATCCGAGCACGCGATGGAATTTTGGGCATGAGTCATTTTAGATTACTCAAACGGCTTGGTTGTGGTGATATTGGCAGTGTATATCTCTCAGAGCTGAGTGGAACTCGTTGTTATTTTGCAATGAAAGTGATGGACAAGGCATCCCTTGCGAGCAGGAAGAAGTTGACTAGGGCTCAAACAGAAAGGGAAATTTTGCAGCTGTTGGACCATCCATTTCTTCCAACTTTATATACACATTTCGAAACAGACAGATTTACTTGTTTGGTAATGGAATATTGCCCCGGGGGGGATCTTCACACTTTGAGACAACGACAACCTGGCAAACTTTTTTCTGAGTACGCGGCACG GTTTTATGCTGCAGAGGTTCTGTTGGCGCTGGAGTATCTGCACATGCTTGGAGTTGTCTACAGGGACTTGAAACCCGAAAATGTTCTGGTCCGTGATGATGGGCATATAATGCTGTCAGACTTTGACCTTTCACTTAGATGTGCAGTTTCACCGACCCTGATTAGAACCTCTTATGATTCTGACCCTTCAAAAAGGGGTGGTGCATTTTGTGTTCAACCTGCCTGTATTGAGCCTACATCAGTATGCATTCAGCCTGCCTGCTTCATTCCTCGAATCTTCCCTCAAAAGAGTAAGAAAACTCGAAAACCTTGGGCAGAACCTGGGTTGCTTGCTAGCGCCCTTCCAGAGCTTGTTGCTGAACCTACCGCAGCCCGATCCATGTCTTTTGTTGGCACCCATGAATATCTAGCCCCTGAAATTATCAAGGGAGAAGGCCATGGTAGTGCAGTCGACTGGTGGACATTTGGCATTTTCTTGCACGAGCTACTTTATGGTAAAACCCCATTCAAAGGCTCAGGTAACCGTGCTACACTGTTCAATGTGGTAGGCCAGCAACTTAAATTCCCAGACTCTCCAGCAACCAGTTATGCTAGCCGGGATTTGATCCGGTGCTTGCTGGTAAAGGAGCCACAACACCGACTAGGAGTGAAAAGGGGTGCAACTGAGATCAAGCAACACCCTTTCTTTGAAGGTGTGAATTGGGCTCTAATAAGGTGTAGCACACCACCAGAGGTGCCAAGACCAGTAGAGCCAGAGCTTGCGGGAAAATTCAGTCAAGTCGACCCAACTGGCGCTGGCAGCACTAGTAAAAGGATTGCCGGAACAGACATGAAAGCTGGGGGTAAATATCTGGACTTTGAGTTCTTTTAG